The following proteins come from a genomic window of Nostoc sp. ATCC 53789:
- a CDS encoding transposase, which translates to MRKLTDSDKQEILKLYRETAETTSTLAERYGVSNSTISRLLKSTLPEDEYEYLVSLKRAARTPEGRAQVSYEQLPLLTQPEPEIEVPPIESPPLEVTKVEPQPRRVIRVEPEVYSEETAESLAASRRVRRRPSAAEKPKLRVTEKLETPEQKPPEIVSISIPPLKDKHPGAAVIAQMLGEDLLDESEDLDDLEDDDLEDDDFEEEDFDDDELDDERPLVTKRRPGEASVQVLPLSIANLPKTCYLVIDRSSELITRPLKDFGDLGQIPSLETQQRTLPVFDNHRVAKRFSTKRDRVIKVPDSKMLHKARTHLQAKGITRLLIDGQVYSLSTV; encoded by the coding sequence GTGAGAAAACTAACAGACTCTGACAAGCAAGAAATTCTTAAGTTATATCGAGAGACTGCCGAAACAACCTCAACTTTGGCAGAACGCTATGGTGTGAGTAACTCGACAATTAGTCGCCTGCTCAAAAGCACTTTGCCAGAGGATGAGTATGAATACTTAGTCTCTTTAAAGCGGGCTGCGAGAACTCCTGAAGGCAGGGCGCAGGTAAGCTATGAGCAGTTACCATTGCTGACTCAACCGGAGCCGGAGATAGAAGTTCCACCCATCGAAAGCCCACCGTTGGAAGTGACAAAGGTTGAGCCGCAGCCACGTCGGGTAATTCGTGTAGAGCCGGAAGTTTACTCAGAGGAAACGGCAGAATCACTCGCTGCTAGTAGACGGGTGCGTCGTCGCCCCTCGGCGGCAGAAAAACCGAAGCTCCGAGTTACAGAGAAATTAGAAACTCCAGAGCAAAAGCCGCCGGAAATAGTCAGCATCTCCATTCCACCGCTAAAGGATAAACATCCAGGAGCGGCTGTCATCGCGCAGATGCTAGGCGAAGATTTGCTAGATGAATCGGAGGATTTGGATGATTTAGAAGATGATGATTTAGAGGATGACGACTTTGAGGAAGAAGACTTTGATGATGATGAGCTGGATGACGAAAGACCTTTAGTCACAAAAAGAAGGCCAGGTGAAGCATCAGTTCAAGTTTTACCTCTGTCGATAGCCAATTTGCCGAAAACTTGTTATTTGGTAATTGACCGTTCCTCGGAATTAATTACCCGGCCTCTCAAGGACTTTGGTGATTTGGGACAAATTCCCAGCCTGGAAACTCAGCAAAGAACTCTGCCGGTATTTGATAATCATCGCGTCGCCAAGCGCTTTTCTACCAAGCGCGATCGCGTAATTAAAGTTCCTGATAGTAAAATGCTCCATAAGGCTCGGACTCATCTGCAAGCTAAAGGCATCACACGATTGCTGATTGATGGTCAGGTCTATTCTTTGTCTACGGTTTAG